The sequence CCGTCCAGCAAATATTTCTTCCACCACACTGTCTTGCTTTAACTGAAAGGAAATAGCATGCACTGTAATTCTGACAGGAGCGTGAAATCTAAATATCAGCAAAGTGTGAGTATGTGACGGACTACTAAACGTTtcagggtgaagtttcccctaggtaacGATCTAGGATCAGTCCTCCCCCAATCAAAACCTTACCAATTAGTGTGGAAAATGTTAACCTGACCCAAGATCTGCATCTAGACTACAACGCTATTGGTCCCACCTGACTGGCCAGAGCCTCTGTCTGTGCCTGGAGGTCTCCATTAGTTGGCAGGATCCCATTCCTCAGTAGAGTGTTGACTGACAGCCGGAAATCTGGGGATTGCCTGAGATGAACAATATCAGAAGAACCATTGAGAAACATGGTGACTGTGTAGTGATAATCATGTTTGATTGAGGGATCTGTAAGGACCAGACTAGGACTGAGACTTCATTCAGtagatctctctccctctctcacacacactggtgtaaagtacttatgtaaaaataccccccaaaaatacttaagtagtattttaaagtatctgtactttactatttatatttatgaCTTTTACTCTACTACATTCctcaagaaaataatgtactttttactccatacatttttcctaacacccaaaagtactagttacatctTGAATGCTAAGCAGGACAGAACATTTAGGTGcctcgtttgtaaattatgtctgagtgttggagtgtgcccctggccatCTGTAAAATAATAAAACAAGAACATGTtactgtctggtttgcttaaaacaaggaatgtgaaatgattcaTCCTTGTATTTTTTAATACTTAAGTGTagttaaaaccaaatacttttattcaagtagtatGTGACTTCCATTTTTACTTGAggcattttctattaaggcatccttacttttactcaagtatgacagttgggtatttttccaccactgcacacTCACACTTAACTGTTTTTTGGAGACTGGGATAGCACAGAGAGCTGAAATGAAGGCATCTTCAGACCGTCCCAAAGCCCTAGAGAGCTAAACCAAGAGAGGTCAAATATGAAAACTGCAATACACATTGTTGTTGTGTCAATTGGACCCCAATAGCACAGATTATTGGTATGTTTTGAAGTCATGATTACCTACATTGACCAGCTTGAAATATTCAGAATACTCCGCTATCAATGTTAATTGGCCGATAGAAATTATCGTTATAAATTTAAACAAACCGAGGGCATCTTGGTTCTTAAGAATAATGACAGGCACAAACATGCGGATACTATTTGCTAACATTACGCACGAAATGAAACCCcacatagctaacgttagctaactacaCAGAACACATGCCCTACCTTCGATGCAATACTTCTTCTGAAATAACAAGCCATGTGCATACGTCGACATCAATGCCGTGTTTTCATAAATTACATTCAATGGTCATAAAATAGATGATTCCATATCACATTCATGCGTGCTTTTGCAGCTGATGACATTCAAACACTCATTTCCTGCTTAAGTGATCTTTGAACTCAACCGCACACGTTTCATCCAATCGAAGTGGTGTATTTGCCGACTACGTCATAGAAGAGTGGGCACGTTAGATTTCCACTTCGAAGCTCTCTGGCGTCGTCTGTCGTCACACAGACTGTGATACCAAAATGAAATATGCTCTTGCAAATAATGATATATTTATGCAGTACTAactttttcatttattttgtatTCATAGTGATACATTTACTTAAATGAATTGGCTCAAATAGGTCAGATATATGTTCCAATACCATAGAATAATAATTAAGAACATGTATATTTCTAAAGTCAATAATACACCTGATACTGTAACCACACAATTGCTATGAGAGCAGTGATTATTTGACCAGTAAGTAATAACTCAACAGATAAAACAGACCTTTCAGGGTAGCCTATCAGTGTTTTTTGTTTGAGAACATGAAGTCATAGGCTTCATGTTCCTTCCGctaactaggtttccatccaacctttttatacaagtaaagtacatgttggataacaaaatgtcatgacaggcctgatAGAAACAGAAAATGTGTCAGTAAAATGTCCAAAtgccaaaaaaatctaaatatgctGGACAAGGTGGGATATTTTTGTGTTGGTAAAATGTGAGAAATTTTGATGGATCGCTTTTATTGATATAATAAATCATATGAAAGTAAACACAATGATGTGgtccgggcgccgaagacgtggatgtcgattaaggcagcccactGCACCTCtccgattcagaggggttgggtcaaatgcagaagacacatttcagtggaatgcattcagttgtaaactgactaggtatctccctttcccatCCCACTTTGACTGGTTAGGAAAGcttgcagtttattaggctacagattaaactAATTATGaatttcacagggtggtgaaaatgcaaggtgatgagcttgatgctccattTCAATAAATAGAGGGTCTTAATTCTGGTGACACAAGACGCTTGGCTTCcgtttgaaaatgtaaaaaaattctCATTaatttgtccataataatctcatgtaCCCACCCACACTGGATCTGCGAGCTGTTGCCTAGAACGCACATGCCAATATCAATGAGCACCACGACAtacatttcttatttttttggaaaaccatcagtagagctGAAAATGTGAcagaaacccatttaactttaacatttttattcgatacatgggaatttaaccacaATATGCATTTGCATGtccactacgtcatcacgcacagccttttatccatAACAAGTCAATTCAATGAAAACACATCTGGTGGGAAAAATGAacattgtttttatgcagattatACAATATTCACCTGAAAATCtatcaccaattggatggaaacctagctactatGAACATTTATGTGTTTGGACAAGATAAAATACCTTCAAAGTTCTCCTTCTCAAATGGTGGAGGAGATGGATTATACAGTCCAAAATCAACACCATCAAAAGCAATGACTGAAGTGGAACCTTCTCCGGCACACTTGGAAGAGATAAATTGAACAAAGATGTCAACTATTCTAGCATTTTTTACTATGAAAAAGACAATGTGAAAATGGAACATCCTTTAATGTAAACCTATTATTCATTAGCTTTACCCAACCCAAGTCCATTAAGCTACATAGCCAATAAAATAAACAGGGAAAAAATGATAGCACTTtttttgtagattttttttttttaaaggataaCTGTAACAAAGGTCAGGCAAAACGACATAATTTACACAAGCCATTTACCATTACAATGTAACCATAGCTGATAGATCATAGGATGTCCTCTCCTGGAGTCCAGTCCAGAAGCTTCCTTGGATTATCTGCTCTTTTGTAGTGGACCACCCCTCCCAACTGTAtaagttgatttgattaaaaaataaaaaaagttgcgTCTCGTCATTTTTGAAACAAAGAAGCATGTTTATGGAACAAAATAAATCTAAATGTGTGGTGGCAGAGtcatagcctgagtgccagtctgtttgggCTATaatgccaactccttgtcactcattgtcTTAGCTTGACAAGGACAGCAATGTAGTTGgaaagagcacaaacagatctaagACGAGGTTAGCAGAGTTGGGAATGGCAGGTCACTTTATAAAAAGGCCTAAGAAAAAAGCCTAATAAATATCAATACAGCAATTAAAACAACAGAGGCCACTGGTAGAGTAATAGGTAGCAGAGGTCCATATATGTGTTGACAGCAGGAAGCACTCCAAGGtttcatccaaaatggcaccctattttatatatagtgcactaattttgaccataGCTCTATGGGCGCTGGCCAAAAGTAGTAAATTGGGTGCCATTTAAGCCGTAGCACAAATACCAGTCGCTGAAGAGAACGTAGTTGCCACTGACAGAAGCTTGAGGCATCCTAAGCCCACAGGGGAGATATGGCACTGCTACAAGTCCAAATAGAGCCTGTGAGTCTCTGGAGAACACGGTTGGCAGATAATCAAATGGGAAGTTTGAGCAATAATAAAATGGGAAATTGGTAATCCATCAAATATGAGGTTTCACTCAGGAAACAtctggggaggaagagagagcagctATGAATACAGATTCATGGAACAAAGTTCACAATACATTAAGCATGATACAGAAGTGACAGGGATCTTTATAAAGAAGGGAGGAAGCatgtcagtgtttcccctaggtgTTTTTTTCCTTTCCGCAGTGGCAAGAGTCACAAAGGGGGGGGTGTTCAGGTTCACTCTCCAATCACTATTTTTACATAGAAAAGCAACACAATTGGATGTTCTAAGTACACAGAAATCCTAAAACCACACCAGGAGTCCACCTTCGAGGTCTGGAAAACATTAAGATATTTAGATTTAATGTTACCCTTTTATTCAAGTCATCACGCACCTAGGACTGTTTGGTTAGCAATGTTTCTGTAGCACATGTGATGGCATTTGAAAAACAATTGCACATTGGATTGAGggaaataatcatgatatcattttaccaggtaggcataggctactttatagcaagttaacatttaattgagaaggtttttggcaAAGCCTTTCCATCCACCAAGACATTAGTCGCTATATTTCCCCCAGTCAAAGTCTTGGGGTGTGGTGGCAACAATTTAGCAGCGGCGGTGCGATGCTGCTAAAATAATATGGGAAACACTGCACTGACAGAGGGAAGTTTATTACTCACAGCTAGCAGGTTGCTCTCCAAATCGCCGCATTAGCTGATCGTGAGTGAACTTAACGAAAGCATCATATTGCTCtgcaaaaagagagaaaaaggtcTGACAATAAATAGAGTGCTATATATTCTGCAGAGGTCACAAAAACAGTTTCTCCAACACACCTGCTAGTTTTGTTGTCAATATTTCGTCATATTCTTCCCTTATCTTCTCCTCTCGTTCTTTAAGTAGTCGTTCACAGATCATCCCAACCTGTCTCAAGGTAAATAGAGGTTGCTCTTTTCTAGATGGGGAGACAGCACCAGAAGATGTTCCTATATAGAGAATAAGTATCCATTATCAAAGAGAACATTCTCAAAACCACATGTGAAACTTGACCAAAACAATTATGACATTAAATGAAGCCAAGCGACATACAACTGCAAGCTAACAAAAGGGATAACAATTGTTGTGAGGTAACCAATGGTTTCCAATTGATGAACCCCCTCAGATGTGTCTATTCCTCCTGATGTCCTTCCTGAGTAAAAGCAGACTGGACATACCTGGCAGACTGGATCCATTAAGGATGGAGCTATGGGGTTGTGACTCCAGGGGACAACAGCCCTCGGTCTGCTGAAAGCTGTTCTCCAGGTGCCTTCGCTTCTGCATCCGCTTGTACTCTTGCTTGATATTGTGCAGGATTTGCTCTGGAATGGAAAACAAGGGCAAGATGTGGTTAGGGCAAGCTAATCAATCATTCCAAATAAGAAATTGCACATCATACTCAAACAATATACCTTGTGAGTTATCTTGATACTTCACTAAATAACTAACAACAATATGACCTTAATTCAAGGACAAAGGCTACAAAACACGAGCTATCCACTTCCGTAGCAAATGagaaccccatcccaaccccTGCAGGAAGTAATTCCACTGCACAGACTAGGCCATGTtcgaccagtggtggaaaaagtatccaactgtcatacttgagtaaaagataACTTAatggaaaatgactcaagtaaaagtcccccagtaaaatacaacttgagtaagcctaaaagtatttggttttaaatatacttaagtaccaaaagtaaatgtaatggcTAAAATATgcctaagtatcaaaagtataaataattccTAATTCATTATATTAAGtacatttacagacagccaggggcacactcccaacataatttacaaactatgCATGTCCATCAGATCaaaaggcagtagggataacctcttgataagtgtgtgaattacacaattttcctgtcctttAAAGCATTCAAACTATAACAAgcgtcagggaaaatgtaaggagtaaaaagcacattattttctttaggaatgttgtgaagtaaaagtaaacaaaaatataaaatagtaaagatacccataaaaaaaaaatgttaagtaGTTTTACTAAAcctaaagtactttacaccagcATTTGACTAATATATTGCCCATATGGCACATGCCATCATCCTGTTGCTGTTAAAGAAGTATTTATCAGATACATGTCTGGCTAAATGTAAAATGCTCATTTATAAGACCTATGCTAGCTAGCTTAGCTTGAAGGTTTAGCACCGGCCTCCTAGCTGCCGTTAGTTAGCAAGCTAGTTGAACAAACAGTTGTGTCTAAGTCACAGGTTTCAACAACAAATGCAAGAAGTGTTTACAAGTTTATCGGTaacttactgtagctactagtcATGCATTTCATATTGCTTAGCCAACTAGTTAGTAGTTAGCTACGCTAACATAGCTAATCTCACCAAGGTGTCCTAACAACACCTTTCATTCATAGATTCCCACTCATGCCTTAAAATCTAGTAGCTATTAACTGTTGCTAACCCGTTGTGAGTCTGGACGACACTTCTCCAAATGGTGAGGGCTCCATACGCAGATATTTCTGGGGTGATGAAGTCGAGGCGGCTTGAGACATTGGGGTGCACCTCCTCCTTTTGGGGGACGCCTGGTTCATCAATGGATCGAAATCCATAGTCCTTTTCAAAGTAGCCCCACAAGCCATTCCGTTGGCAATATTATGGATCTATAAAAACGAGATAAAGCTTTGGTTTTCGCTATCAGAGGGCACACCAGAGCTCCTGTGACTGGGTCCCTCCGCTGGCTTTCTTCGACTACGCTCAAGGGAAAATTCAGGTTATGCACAAATTGCTTCGTTTTTCACCTCTCGAGTCTTAATACCATCCAAAACGCAGACCCTGTAATGGCCTAGTGTTAGTAGAAATTCATCCAATCAATTACTGTATGTGAATGATCATATAAAACCAGATGACAGTAGATTTTGGACAAATATTTCCTTCTCCCAGCGCCGTCGTCAAATTCTCTCCTCGATGACAACCAACATGGCGTCAAAACAACGTTCATTTTACATTCTGAGCTAATGGGCATGCGCACTTAACGAATCTCGTGTTAGTTAATGTAGTTTATTTTTGTATACAGTTTATACTTGTTCATATGCAATACTTGGCGCCTTTGCACTACATTCCCCACATAAACCGTGAATGCCAAAAGCACTCGCCAATTTGAAATGGGTGTGTGCAATCTGGTATCCTTGGGACGTTCATTGAAattgaaatgtaaaatgtttaaggtaagggttaaggttaaggtttagataagggttagagttaggtaagggttaggctAAGGGtaggggttaaagttagggtaagGATTTCGGGTAGGGACACGTCCCAAGGATTCCACATAGCACTGACCAATTTAAATGCCACAGTACTTTCAAATTATTTACAGAATTGGAATAAAGCTATTAGTTAATTCCTAACGAAGAACAGAACGTTTGAAAACGTGTCCTCCAGTCATTGTCTCATTTCTGAATGTGCATATTTGATTCAACTTATTTTATTGTTCTTGTAAATAACAGTACTTTGCTAGATCTATTCTCTATTGTTCTGTGCTGCAATGTGACTTATTTACCAGCAGGAAGAAAGAACCATGAGCTACGTTTAGACAGGCGACCAAatcctgattttttttttttactcagctctgatttggttggtcaaaagaccaattagtagaGAAAAAAAGATCTGCCTGTTTAAATGCAGCCCGTGAAGTTTGCAGGAAATCTATTATTACAGCTAATCCCACAGACTTTTCAAAAGATTGGACAAAGTAAAATATTCCTTAAACGTTTCTCGCTCATATGAGACATCCCCATGTCAGCAGGCTACATACTTTCAGTTTAGGACTGGCCCAATTGTGTTTGAGGTGCACTTCCTTATTTAGATGTTGTTTATGTCTAGTTTCAGATATACCTGAACTAATTTCGGTTAAACCAGAACTAAAGTCTCACGTAATACATCAGCTGCTCGATTAAATTCCTGGTTCATGTGTTAAAATAAGAGACGAGGAGGAGCAGAAAAGCTCTCTCTTTGCAAATTACAGGCCGAATGTTCTCTCTTTTGAAATTCAAAAGATGCTAACACCAGCAAAACCATGAGTTGTCGAAACCAGTGACGAATAATCTAACTAGAATCAAATTGCagttgtcacatgctttgtaaacaacaggtgtagtgttTACTTACGTGATCTTCCCAACCATGTAGAGAAAAAAAAATATGAGTAAAGATAAATTGGCTACATAGGCAGCGGTGACCCCTCATTCAGGGcagaataaaataaatatatatatatattttttggggggggggggttgcatgttattttagcattattacgtgtcacatatcagtttgcaaacaatgtaaaaaataataataattaattgtAAAGCCACTTACAAACATTGTCTCTTTTTTGCtcccttgagtaaggcagctccaaaatgcaggtgtttcagccaagcttagtgctttctgtggtggtggtggtggtggtggtggtggggcagcaaACGGAAAATACTGAGAGTAGGGGGTGGTAATGTTCACTAGTTGTgacgtgattggctcagtgttctgtcactcatggggactctATGTCACCaccaaatctaagggtagagcttgaaaattcaagccccttgggtgctgccatagagttacattagaagtgcccatccatgaAGTCTCAAGgtaattggccacagataaaaggaTGCCAAATCACGTTAGCTTtgatactttcaaaatcttagctagcagtcatcatcatgaatcaagtctacaatctactggcaaatcctttttaatccttgtcatatgaagagaaataacaaagagaaattacagataaaacgtatcggtgctcatctgCTATTGGACataaacaagttggaaatcgcaaattcaacaatttagtggtttggaaggaatcagtagctaactgcaagcattgcaaagaaatcactagcctgctattcagtggagtggctgtgtggtcccaagtctgggattaagggtctcttttccaagtttaaaattataaacattcaccattggccatgctgtcaatccagcatgatttctgccCCGCtgaaaacaactgttaactcggaactgggaaatctgacttcagtgagttcaagacaactgggaactctgggaaaaAAATGAGCTCCGATttagaaaatacgttttgaacggtcatacaactcggaattgtaagtcAAGAAcccgggcctctttctagagctacaacttgaagatcactgacgtcatcatgattcaaccttgtttttgttctgagttcccagttgtcttgaaagcaccataaatccagagaatgccggACATTGAGTCCAAACATGTaatgtatgctgctgcataaattatgtaatatgccagggagatatgtatacggtagttaagaaagtaatactaattactatgttgtgtagtaagctgtttgtagcccatgtgcctcaccctaataatttggtctattttccctTCTTCATTTCGCCTACTGTTCTTAgtacacatgtagcctataacctgttttagagaaaagtaatcattgaatattgtaagaactTTCATTGTCtacttatatgccccctttatttatcctacggttctgacttggtgtacagggagaacactgtaagaatggccgatgttctgaattctgtcgctgtacatttcaaaagtgctgaacaaatagttattgaCTACGTGCGTCCTAGCTCGTTCaataatgtcttaatcgaaattacggattgcctcttatctgcttgttgtccccttatgccatagtttgtcaaatcaaatcaaattttatttgtcacatacacatggttaacagatgttaatgcaagtgtagcgaaatgcttgtgcttctatttccgacaatcagtaatatctaacaagtaatctaacctaacaattccacaacaactaccttatacacacaagtgtaaagggataaagaatatgtacatgaagatatatgaatgagtgatggtacagaacagcatgtacatctcaattgtcagtagaaatcaCATTTGTTGAAGCAAggcagccatatcagctatgttttttaaaaggcagtaaatgaggctgaatgaactgtttcactgccagacaaggctccgctgatagccaggtgtagcagtgataAGCTGTTGGGACTACTGACACGacactgctgttgggacagctgtaTGCAAGCCCTAACTGTTTgcgggcaccgtttgtcaccattatagtgcaattaatgtattatttagtgttgtgttgtgtagtggctggcATGCAAaatctgtccacgagagattataCCTGAACTGACATCCTATGAAATCATGTTCATAGCATTGCCTCTTTCATGTGTCTCTGTTCAGCTGTAAATCTGAACTGTTCAAAAAAAAGTATTGTCTGTTTATAATATGCATAGCACTGCTTTTAGCACTGTCAAAGTTCCACGTAGGGGGCCCTATGTATCAAGCGTCTTAGAGTATGAGTGCTAATTAAGGATACGTTTAACCATTTTTAAATCACAATGGATGAGATTACATGGAGAGTGGGAACTGATTGGAGGTCAATGCTCAATCGGAGGTGCTTTATACATACAACCCTAAAGCCCTcagttatatattattatattgtattgtattataacaACTGTATTATAATTATTCATCCTGTAGGATTGTAATCCCAGCAGGCCTGTTCTGCTGGGATTTTTGCTGGGAGTTGCTGGGAAGTTGCTGGGAAGTTGCTGGGAAATTCCCATCCTGTGGATGCGAGACAGTGAGGGCAGTGTTGTATATCGTCCACAAGAGGGCGGGAAAGCGTCAGGAGTCCATGCTTCCCTTTAAAGCCAACTTATACTTTAGCCAAAAATGTGGTCATAAGCTTTGTATGGGGGTGTGATGCGATTCCAAAGCCTCTAGAGGGGTGCAGGGGCCAAATCAAGCCTCATATCGCATCACCGTGCCTTctcaaatgttgtaacaatgcggagggctcagtatagctccacattgacataATTTGTTGATGGTAGGTGGGTGCAgaaggtcctgtataaacacaaatgCACTTCCTTGaaaacttccttcacaacagctctgctccaCGAAGCCAAAAGGAGTATTTTCTCTGACTTCTGCAGGCTGCATCATAGCGTTCTATTCTTGGGAAAAAATAGATTTCTGTTCAGTGTCCTTCCTTTATTGCCTTCTTGAGTGGAGTAATAACATACCGTACCTGACATGGTTGGTGTAGGTGTATAAGCCATGGGTGTATGGTTGTATAAGTTATATGAGTGGATCTCTGCTTACACCTATTTGTGACAGATCTAACACCTTGTTATCAGAGATTACTTCAAAGAAAAGAGGAAGGAAGGGTGATATTCACACAAGACCTTGGGGTCACTTATTACAGTTTATCAAATTTGTTCTATTGCGATTTTCTTCTCTTTTGTAGGCTGAACACACTATACCTACTAGCCTACAGCTTTTCATCAAATAATCATGAACTTGGGCAGAAGACATGATAACCAGCTGTGACTTTATTCAAAAGCTTGGAAACATTACATTgcaatatgaagaaaaaaaactgttgaATACCGCAGATTTTTTTCCCCCCCCAAAGACTTCTCAGATGCCACCACAGTACAGAAGCCACTTAACAGTTTAACATTTGATTTCCAACACTCAACATTACAAGAGGCAGCAAAGCATACTGGTAAACAGCTGTCGGTAGTAGTTTAACACCAAGATAAATGTCTAAAGAACAATGTTAACTGAGTGATAGTTCTAGATTAAAAGTCCTATATAATATAATTGAAAATGACCATTTTCATCAACACTGGTAAGAGACTCATTCTAATGTTTTCTCTGCTAACGAATGAAAGGCTTGCCTTTGATAAGAATGAACTGCAGTCAACCTAAAAACTGACAGACAGGCTATCTTCTTGTTTTGTTTATCTAAAAGCTGTGCAGTATGTCTACTCTAGGGTAGCTATTGTGATCTCCTCAAATATCAAAATAATCCTAATCAAGTTAAGTTATGTTTACGGTAACACTGACACAATTTGATGAGGTGTCGAACAGAAGGtagatttcaattttttttttaatcaagttGTAAAGTTATTCACAAATGTATCTATTGCATGTAGTTCTATGATTattatggtagtgtggccagCACACTGCAACCAGATTTCAATTTTCATGACCTGTGCTCAAGCTTTAGCCATACAATACATTGTTGCGTTGACAAACTGTTTTAAAGACAGACTCATAATGAAATCATTTTTTGGAACTGCATTGTATGTAACACTGTAAAATTGTTTGGTATACATTCATTTTTTATTGAAAACATACCACTATACCCAAGAGTAGAGACAAAGATATGAAAGGCACAATACCTTATTATGACATTGTAGATTTTTGACTTCGTGACCACATCTTATAAGTATTTAAAGCAGATTTAGCTTACTGTGGCCTCAAATGGCACATTTATTTCATTACATTGAAGACTGTGGTTTTCAGATTCATCCAGCTTCTATATGAAAGATGACTCAAACAGTCAATGGAGCTGTCTACACAAAGTCAGGTCAGATTTGATTTCCTGTTAGTTATTTCTGTATAAAAAAATTAACTCAGACCGGTCGATATAAAGAGAAAATACAAAGGCAACGGTTCCTCTGTCGCTTTATGGATCATACATGTCTTAAGTAAATTAAAGTTAGGCCCTTATGTAAATAAAATGGAACTCTTCACACAACACTGTATATTTGTACATAACGCCTGGACAAAGCCAATGCCTGTTCTGGCTTCTCAAAGCCTA is a genomic window of Oncorhynchus kisutch isolate 150728-3 linkage group LG21, Okis_V2, whole genome shotgun sequence containing:
- the LOC109866410 gene encoding akirin-2-like; translated protein: MFIHNIANGMACGATLKRTMDFDPLMNQASPKRRRCTPMSQAASTSSPQKYLRMEPSPFGEVSSRLTTEQILHNIKQEYKRMQKRRHLENSFQQTEGCCPLESQPHSSILNGSSLPGTSSGAVSPSRKEQPLFTLRQVGMICERLLKEREEKIREEYDEILTTKLAEQYDAFVKFTHDQLMRRFGEQPASYVS